A DNA window from Sphingopyxis sp. CCNWLW2 contains the following coding sequences:
- a CDS encoding Hsp20 family protein, whose product MRSSFDFAPYRRSTVGFDRLFDLLETDLRGDGGEGYPPFDLSRQGEDSYRITLAVAGFRPGDIEVVAQQNQLTISGKRGEDNDEGQYLHRGIAARDFERRFQLADYVEVASADFDNGLLRIDLRRVVTEAMRPRKIEIGGSSPANDRLEAPKKKDLEAA is encoded by the coding sequence ATGAGAAGCAGTTTTGATTTTGCGCCCTATCGGCGCTCCACGGTCGGCTTCGACCGCCTGTTCGATCTCCTCGAGACCGATTTGCGCGGCGACGGCGGCGAAGGCTATCCGCCTTTCGATCTTTCGCGCCAGGGCGAGGACAGTTACCGCATCACGCTTGCGGTGGCGGGCTTCCGCCCCGGGGATATCGAGGTGGTCGCCCAGCAGAATCAGCTCACCATCAGCGGCAAGCGCGGCGAGGACAATGACGAGGGGCAGTATCTGCACCGCGGCATTGCGGCCCGCGACTTCGAACGGCGCTTCCAGCTTGCGGACTATGTCGAAGTCGCCTCCGCCGACTTCGATAATGGTTTGCTGAGAATCGATCTGCGGCGGGTCGTCACCGAGGCGATGAGGCCGCGCAAGATCGAGATCGGCGGCAGTTCCCCTGCCAATGATCGCCTGGAAGCCCCGAAGAAGAAAGACCTCGAGGCGGCCTGA